Proteins encoded in a region of the Dreissena polymorpha isolate Duluth1 chromosome 6, UMN_Dpol_1.0, whole genome shotgun sequence genome:
- the LOC127836198 gene encoding mannose-6-phosphate isomerase-like isoform X3, whose translation MAATKRVFELKCAYQNYAWGKLGSKSEVAKLLKGADDNFAIQEHAPYAELWMGTHPNAPTTIPHLQGKTLEEWVKENPEALGKTVQERFNGALPFLFKVLSVNKALSIQAHPNKSHAEELHQKDPENYKDPNHKPEMAIALTDFTGLCGFRPVSEIADFVQNIPELRSVIGEKNCETMLSSVNGDVSEEEAIRSCFSALMRQDRAVVESHLRALAARVKKLANSGEDTSRFVGDVLLKLDEEFPGDVGGFAVYFLNVMRLKEGEAIYLGANLPHAYLSGAGNLLQRTSFSLLCRRKMAAHCVDLPLPFLTLQLQRYSVFKVRDQLFFRQWTVLAF comes from the exons ATGGCTGCCACGAAAAGAG TATTTGAGTTGAAATGTGCGTACCAGAATTATGCATGGGGCAAACTTGGGAGCAAGAGTGAAGTGGCCAAGTTGCTTAAAGGTGCAGATGACAACTTTGCTATACAGGAGCATGCTCCATATGCTGAG ttatggaTGGGCACCCATCCCAACGCTCCAACTACAATACCACATCTCCAAGGGAAGACTCTAGAGGAATGGGTCAAAGAAAACCCAGAGGCATTAGGAAAGACCGTGCAAGAACGCTTCAATGGAGCTTTGCCCTTCCTTTTTAAAGTTTTGTCTGTTAACAAGGCATTGTCTATACAGGCTCACCCAAATAAG AGTCACGCTGAAGAGCTTCACCAAAAGGACCCAGAGAATTACAAGGACCCCAACCACAAACCAGAGATGGCCATAGCTCTTACAGACTTCACAGGACTGTGTGGATTCAGGCCCGTCTCAGAGATTGCTGactttgtacaga ATATTCCGGAGCTACGGTCGGTAATAGGTGAGAAGAATTGCGAGACAATGCTATCCTCTGTCAATGGTGATGTCAGTGAAGAGGAAGCTATCCGCTCATGCTTCTCTGCCCTCATGAGACAGGATAGGGCAGTTGTGGAGAGTCACTTGAGGGCTCTAGCTGCACGCGTCAAGAAACTTG CAAATTCTGGTGAAGACACAAGCAGATTTGTTGGGGATGTTCTGTTAAAACTTGACGAGGAATTCCCAGGGGATGTCGGGGGCTTTGCGGTGTACTTTCTGAACGTGATGAGGCTTAAAGAAGGGGAGGCAATCTACCTTGGAGCAAACCTTCCACACGCCTACCTGTCAGGAG CGGGAAACCTGCTGCAGAGAACAAGTTTCAGCCTGCTGTGTCGGAGGAAAATGGCTGCACACTGCGTAGATTTACCCCTCCCATTCCTGACTTTGCAGTTACAGAGATACAG TGTGTTCAAAGTGAGAGACCAGTTGTTCTTCAGGCAATGGACAGTGCTAGCATTTTGA
- the LOC127836198 gene encoding mannose-6-phosphate isomerase-like isoform X1 — MAATKRVFELKCAYQNYAWGKLGSKSEVAKLLKGADDNFAIQEHAPYAELWMGTHPNAPTTIPHLQGKTLEEWVKENPEALGKTVQERFNGALPFLFKVLSVNKALSIQAHPNKSHAEELHQKDPENYKDPNHKPEMAIALTDFTGLCGFRPVSEIADFVQNIPELRSVIGEKNCETMLSSVNGDVSEEEAIRSCFSALMRQDRAVVESHLRALAARVKKLANSGEDTSRFVGDVLLKLDEEFPGDVGGFAVYFLNVMRLKEGEAIYLGANLPHAYLSGDCMECMACSDNVVRAGLTPKFIDTETLLHMLNYSGKPAAENKFQPAVSEENGCTLRRFTPPIPDFAVTEIQCVQSERPVVLQAMDSASILICITGSGFVDSGIAVHRGTILFIAANETVSLKVESSSRMLLYRAHAGC; from the exons ATGGCTGCCACGAAAAGAG TATTTGAGTTGAAATGTGCGTACCAGAATTATGCATGGGGCAAACTTGGGAGCAAGAGTGAAGTGGCCAAGTTGCTTAAAGGTGCAGATGACAACTTTGCTATACAGGAGCATGCTCCATATGCTGAG ttatggaTGGGCACCCATCCCAACGCTCCAACTACAATACCACATCTCCAAGGGAAGACTCTAGAGGAATGGGTCAAAGAAAACCCAGAGGCATTAGGAAAGACCGTGCAAGAACGCTTCAATGGAGCTTTGCCCTTCCTTTTTAAAGTTTTGTCTGTTAACAAGGCATTGTCTATACAGGCTCACCCAAATAAG AGTCACGCTGAAGAGCTTCACCAAAAGGACCCAGAGAATTACAAGGACCCCAACCACAAACCAGAGATGGCCATAGCTCTTACAGACTTCACAGGACTGTGTGGATTCAGGCCCGTCTCAGAGATTGCTGactttgtacaga ATATTCCGGAGCTACGGTCGGTAATAGGTGAGAAGAATTGCGAGACAATGCTATCCTCTGTCAATGGTGATGTCAGTGAAGAGGAAGCTATCCGCTCATGCTTCTCTGCCCTCATGAGACAGGATAGGGCAGTTGTGGAGAGTCACTTGAGGGCTCTAGCTGCACGCGTCAAGAAACTTG CAAATTCTGGTGAAGACACAAGCAGATTTGTTGGGGATGTTCTGTTAAAACTTGACGAGGAATTCCCAGGGGATGTCGGGGGCTTTGCGGTGTACTTTCTGAACGTGATGAGGCTTAAAGAAGGGGAGGCAATCTACCTTGGAGCAAACCTTCCACACGCCTACCTGTCAGGAG ACTGCATGGAATGCATGGCATGTTCGGACAATGTTGTGCGTGCGGGTCTCACGCCCAAGTTCATCGACACCGAAACGCTCCTGCATATGTTAAACTACAGCGGGAAACCTGCTGCAGAGAACAAGTTTCAGCCTGCTGTGTCGGAGGAAAATGGCTGCACACTGCGTAGATTTACCCCTCCCATTCCTGACTTTGCAGTTACAGAGATACAG TGTGTTCAAAGTGAGAGACCAGTTGTTCTTCAGGCAATGGACAGTGCTAGCATTTTGATCTGCATCACAGGAAGTGGTTTTGTGGATTCTGGGATAGCAGTGCATCGTGGAACAATTCTATTTATAGCAGCCAATGAGACAGTTTCTTTGAAAGTAGAATCATCCAGTAGAATGCTTCTTTACAGAGCTCATGCTGGCTGTTGA
- the LOC127836198 gene encoding mannose-6-phosphate isomerase-like isoform X2 — protein sequence MGTHPNAPTTIPHLQGKTLEEWVKENPEALGKTVQERFNGALPFLFKVLSVNKALSIQAHPNKSHAEELHQKDPENYKDPNHKPEMAIALTDFTGLCGFRPVSEIADFVQNIPELRSVIGEKNCETMLSSVNGDVSEEEAIRSCFSALMRQDRAVVESHLRALAARVKKLANSGEDTSRFVGDVLLKLDEEFPGDVGGFAVYFLNVMRLKEGEAIYLGANLPHAYLSGDCMECMACSDNVVRAGLTPKFIDTETLLHMLNYSGKPAAENKFQPAVSEENGCTLRRFTPPIPDFAVTEIQCVQSERPVVLQAMDSASILICITGSGFVDSGIAVHRGTILFIAANETVSLKVESSSRMLLYRAHAGC from the exons aTGGGCACCCATCCCAACGCTCCAACTACAATACCACATCTCCAAGGGAAGACTCTAGAGGAATGGGTCAAAGAAAACCCAGAGGCATTAGGAAAGACCGTGCAAGAACGCTTCAATGGAGCTTTGCCCTTCCTTTTTAAAGTTTTGTCTGTTAACAAGGCATTGTCTATACAGGCTCACCCAAATAAG AGTCACGCTGAAGAGCTTCACCAAAAGGACCCAGAGAATTACAAGGACCCCAACCACAAACCAGAGATGGCCATAGCTCTTACAGACTTCACAGGACTGTGTGGATTCAGGCCCGTCTCAGAGATTGCTGactttgtacaga ATATTCCGGAGCTACGGTCGGTAATAGGTGAGAAGAATTGCGAGACAATGCTATCCTCTGTCAATGGTGATGTCAGTGAAGAGGAAGCTATCCGCTCATGCTTCTCTGCCCTCATGAGACAGGATAGGGCAGTTGTGGAGAGTCACTTGAGGGCTCTAGCTGCACGCGTCAAGAAACTTG CAAATTCTGGTGAAGACACAAGCAGATTTGTTGGGGATGTTCTGTTAAAACTTGACGAGGAATTCCCAGGGGATGTCGGGGGCTTTGCGGTGTACTTTCTGAACGTGATGAGGCTTAAAGAAGGGGAGGCAATCTACCTTGGAGCAAACCTTCCACACGCCTACCTGTCAGGAG ACTGCATGGAATGCATGGCATGTTCGGACAATGTTGTGCGTGCGGGTCTCACGCCCAAGTTCATCGACACCGAAACGCTCCTGCATATGTTAAACTACAGCGGGAAACCTGCTGCAGAGAACAAGTTTCAGCCTGCTGTGTCGGAGGAAAATGGCTGCACACTGCGTAGATTTACCCCTCCCATTCCTGACTTTGCAGTTACAGAGATACAG TGTGTTCAAAGTGAGAGACCAGTTGTTCTTCAGGCAATGGACAGTGCTAGCATTTTGATCTGCATCACAGGAAGTGGTTTTGTGGATTCTGGGATAGCAGTGCATCGTGGAACAATTCTATTTATAGCAGCCAATGAGACAGTTTCTTTGAAAGTAGAATCATCCAGTAGAATGCTTCTTTACAGAGCTCATGCTGGCTGTTGA